From a region of the Leptospira venezuelensis genome:
- the rimO gene encoding 30S ribosomal protein S12 methylthiotransferase RimO, whose product MDKKFYITTLGCPKNTVDSMSMHHSLLEEGFLPATKPEDSDFHLINTCTFIRSATEETIQTILGAAHAKKQEGQKLVVVGCFAERYPKDISAEIPEVDLVFGTGKYSQAGRIIKEAFRRDISSPAKTEFNSDIVERMKLSPEIENYSKPYAYVKVSDGCNRGCAFCIIPSLRGKFVDSPLEEILRDTKRAIAAGAKEICLVSQDTVYYGKDSDKLLDMIKAVSEVDNLEILRLLYLYPDKKTEKILRLMGETPKIAPYLESPLQHVSERVLKNMNRSGGYSQFKDLYSLAREMRPDLEIRTSFILGFPGETGEDVDEILRFVEETRPEKLNLFSYSPQEGTKGADLTQTVSDKEKAKRINLIRDAHLKILQEIHESRIGKTYTAIVDGLEGNTAIVRRLQDAPEIDEVVYVEDPSLKPGTIGKVKIESFYEYDMMGTWLES is encoded by the coding sequence TTGGATAAAAAGTTCTACATCACCACTCTTGGATGTCCCAAAAATACCGTGGACTCAATGAGCATGCATCATTCCCTTTTGGAAGAAGGGTTTCTTCCGGCTACAAAACCGGAAGATTCCGATTTCCATTTGATCAATACCTGTACTTTTATTCGCTCTGCTACAGAAGAAACCATCCAAACTATCTTGGGTGCGGCTCACGCTAAAAAACAAGAAGGCCAGAAGTTAGTCGTTGTAGGATGTTTTGCAGAAAGATATCCTAAAGATATCTCCGCAGAAATTCCTGAAGTGGATCTCGTTTTTGGAACTGGAAAATATTCCCAAGCAGGAAGGATCATTAAAGAAGCTTTTCGTAGAGATATTTCTTCTCCTGCAAAAACTGAATTCAATTCTGATATAGTAGAGAGAATGAAACTTTCTCCTGAAATAGAGAATTATTCTAAACCTTATGCCTACGTAAAAGTTTCAGACGGATGTAATAGAGGATGTGCATTTTGTATTATTCCTTCTCTTCGTGGAAAATTCGTAGATTCTCCTTTGGAAGAAATTCTAAGAGATACAAAAAGAGCAATTGCGGCAGGTGCAAAAGAGATCTGTCTTGTTTCCCAAGATACAGTGTATTATGGAAAAGACTCGGACAAACTTCTGGATATGATTAAAGCAGTATCGGAAGTGGACAATCTAGAAATTTTGCGATTATTGTATTTATATCCGGATAAGAAGACTGAAAAGATCCTTAGATTAATGGGTGAGACCCCTAAAATCGCTCCTTATCTTGAATCTCCTCTACAACATGTTTCCGAAAGAGTATTAAAAAACATGAATAGAAGCGGGGGATATTCGCAGTTTAAGGATCTATATTCTCTTGCTAGAGAAATGAGACCTGATCTTGAGATCAGAACATCTTTTATTTTAGGGTTTCCTGGAGAAACTGGGGAAGATGTGGATGAGATCCTACGTTTTGTAGAAGAAACTCGTCCGGAAAAGCTGAACTTATTCTCTTATTCACCTCAAGAAGGAACAAAGGGTGCAGATCTTACCCAAACAGTTTCCGACAAGGAAAAGGCAAAAAGGATTAACCTGATCCGAGATGCCCATTTGAAAATCCTACAAGAGATTCACGAGTCCAGGATAGGAAAAACTTATACTGCGATCGTAGATGGATTGGAAGGAAATACTGCAATCGTGAGACGTTTGCAAGATGCTCCGGAAATTGACGAAGTGGTTTATGTAGAAGATCCTTCTTTGAAGCCTGGAACAATCGGAAAAGTGAAAATCGAGTCTTTTTACGAATACGACATGATGGGAACTTGGTTGGAATCTTGA
- a CDS encoding LolA family protein, with translation MKDTRSNRSIFIALGLVVLFGSFSLGAQSSAKHHWNSPSEVVKKVRKTFSDLKSYKADFVIQTESNKKVVTKKGVCYYKKGGKIKYEFSDPSGDEIVSDGKTLWIFIKRLNAAGKQDLTLNKSNKSGPIFSPLTEEGLSRIFRKYHYKFESIEQPQVSPKDNRQYFVLALEQREKIGGYETMTLYVDAQTSYIKKAVASDGRGKTTTVEFFGLDPNADIEDGVFNFRPDGNSKIVNNPLVSEE, from the coding sequence ATGAAAGATACCAGAAGCAATCGTTCTATATTTATCGCCCTTGGCCTTGTCGTTTTATTCGGCAGCTTCTCCCTAGGTGCTCAGTCTTCCGCAAAACACCATTGGAATTCACCTTCTGAAGTGGTTAAAAAAGTCAGAAAAACTTTTTCCGACCTAAAATCGTACAAAGCTGATTTTGTGATCCAAACGGAATCGAACAAAAAAGTGGTCACTAAAAAAGGTGTCTGCTATTATAAGAAGGGTGGAAAGATCAAATATGAATTTTCAGATCCTTCTGGAGACGAGATCGTTTCCGATGGCAAAACTCTTTGGATCTTTATCAAAAGACTGAATGCTGCCGGAAAGCAGGATCTTACTTTAAATAAATCTAATAAATCCGGTCCGATTTTTTCTCCTCTAACAGAGGAGGGTCTTTCTAGGATTTTTAGAAAGTATCATTATAAATTCGAATCTATCGAACAACCTCAGGTTTCTCCGAAGGACAATCGTCAATATTTCGTATTGGCTTTGGAACAAAGGGAGAAGATCGGCGGTTATGAAACAATGACACTTTACGTGGATGCACAAACTTCTTATATCAAAAAGGCAGTCGCTAGTGATGGAAGAGGTAAAACCACCACTGTAGAGTTTTTCGGATTGGATCCGAACGCGGATATCGAGGATGGAGTATTTAATTTCCGTCCAGACGGTAATTCTAAAATCGTAAATAACCCCTTGGTGTCGGAAGAATAA
- a CDS encoding helix-turn-helix domain-containing protein — translation MNQKRVGQILREAREEKKLTVKDVSKDTNISVKYILALETEDYAQFPGETFTIGFLKNYGSYLKLDTGMLINLYRGEKIEESQAPLEELTKPTSNFYYDLNFDKNKLITAITVLVLAITVVLVYTIVDGTSSDDDVSEESGRRLEIPENIDFINRSVPETRPESFILTANQGVSFSASNQQCKLFISSVEQGSDANTAVLAFNVYPELTVYKFRLSEGQEKVLSYSIPEISSLRRSIRIAAQSVTGSSAKVLVSLSEEEKQGTTVQSNPQGEDSTKTLGDVPIQVTLFFSKPSYAEFMIDGQMGFRGLVQGGENKTLEAKDRLEIKVGDGSAVEMIQNGKPKVVLGRPGKLVKKVYIKTPNPYDSTQFIIKELGE, via the coding sequence TTGAATCAGAAACGAGTAGGGCAAATCCTTAGAGAGGCTAGGGAAGAAAAAAAGCTCACTGTAAAGGACGTATCCAAGGATACGAATATTTCCGTTAAGTACATTCTCGCATTGGAGACTGAGGACTATGCTCAGTTCCCTGGAGAAACTTTTACCATAGGTTTTTTAAAAAACTACGGTAGTTACTTAAAGTTAGACACGGGGATGCTGATCAATTTATACAGAGGTGAGAAGATAGAAGAGTCCCAGGCTCCTTTAGAAGAACTCACCAAACCTACTTCTAATTTTTATTATGATCTAAATTTTGATAAGAATAAACTCATTACTGCAATCACCGTTCTGGTCCTGGCAATTACGGTAGTATTAGTTTATACCATTGTCGATGGAACTTCTTCTGATGACGATGTCTCGGAAGAAAGTGGAAGAAGGTTGGAGATCCCCGAAAATATTGACTTCATCAATCGTTCCGTTCCGGAAACAAGACCTGAAAGTTTTATCTTAACTGCAAACCAAGGTGTTAGCTTTAGTGCTTCTAACCAACAATGTAAACTTTTCATCTCTTCCGTAGAACAAGGATCTGATGCGAATACTGCAGTTCTTGCTTTTAATGTTTATCCTGAATTGACCGTATATAAATTCAGATTGTCCGAAGGACAGGAAAAGGTTCTAAGCTATTCAATTCCTGAGATTTCTTCCTTACGTAGGAGTATCAGGATCGCTGCTCAAAGTGTGACTGGAAGTTCTGCAAAAGTTTTAGTTTCTTTAAGTGAAGAAGAGAAACAAGGCACCACAGTGCAGTCTAATCCTCAAGGAGAGGACTCCACTAAAACTTTAGGTGATGTCCCGATCCAAGTTACATTATTTTTCTCTAAACCAAGTTATGCAGAGTTCATGATAGATGGGCAAATGGGATTTAGGGGCCTTGTTCAAGGCGGAGAAAATAAAACTCTAGAAGCGAAAGATCGTCTGGAGATCAAAGTGGGTGATGGTTCCGCAGTGGAGATGATCCAAAACGGAAAACCTAAAGTGGTCTTAGGACGCCCCGGAAAATTAGTAAAGAAAGTTTATATTAAAACACCAAACCCTTACGATAGCACTCAGTTTATCATTAAGGAGTTGGGCGAGTAA